A stretch of Cicer arietinum cultivar CDC Frontier isolate Library 1 chromosome 5, Cicar.CDCFrontier_v2.0, whole genome shotgun sequence DNA encodes these proteins:
- the LOC101513059 gene encoding probable xyloglucan 6-xylosyltransferase 5, producing the protein MGQENHLAQKRTSSTGGLPTTTSTTTSSRNRNLPRGRQIQKTFNNIKITILCGFVTILVLRGTIGVNLGTSQNDAVNQNVIEETNRILAEIRSDVDPSDRNQTETFLSLNETYALGPKIRNWDSERKNWLDSNPEYPNFVRGKPRILLLTGSPPKPCDNPIGDHYLLKSIKNKIDYCRLHGIEIVYNMAHLDMELAGYWAKLPMIRRLMLSHPEVEWIWWMDSDAFFTDMVFELPMSKYNDYNMVIHGYPDLLFQQNSWIAINTGSFLFRNCQWSLDLLDEWAPMGPKGPIREEAGKILTANLKGRPAFEADDQSALIYLLLSKKDKWMDKVFLENSYYLHGYWAGLVDRYEEMMEKYHPGLGDERWPFVTHFVGCKPCGSYGDYPVERCLSSMERAFNFADNQVLKLYGFRHRGLLSPKIKRIRNETVTPLEFVDQLDIRRQHAGNMESRN; encoded by the exons atgggACAAGAGAATCACTTAGCTCAAAAGAGAACAAGCAGCACTGGAGGATTACCCACAACAACATCAACAACGACGTCGTCTCGAAACCGTAATCTGCCACGTGGACGTCAGATCCAGAAAACCTTCAACAATATAAAGATCACTATCCTCTGCGGTTTCGTAACAATACTCGTCCTACGTGGCACAATCGGAGTTAATCTCGGAACATCTCAAAACGACGCTGTTAATCAGAACGTCATCGAAGAAACCAACCGTATCCTCGCCGAGATCCGATCCGACGTCGATCCGTCGGATCGGAACCAAACCGAAACGTTTCTTAGTCTCAATGAAACGTATGCGCTTGGTCCTAAGATTCGTAATTGGGATTCGGAAAGGAAAAATTGGCTCGATAGTAACCCTGAATACCCTAATTTTGTTAGGGGAAAACCTCGTATCTTGCTTCTAACTGGTTCGCCACCTAAACCGTGTGATAACCCTATTGGTGATCATTACCTTTTGAAATCTATCAAGAATAAGATCGACTATTGCAG ATTGCATGGCATTGAAATTGTGTACAACATGGCACACTTGGACATGGAGCTTGCAGGGTACTGGGCCAAATTGCCCATGATACGGAGACTCATGTTATCACACCCTGAGGTGGAATGGATTTGGTGGATGGACAGTGATGCATTCTTCACTGACATGGTGTTTGAGCTTCCCATGAGTAAATATAATGATTATAATATGGTTATTCATGGGTATCCTGATTTGTTGTTTCAGCAGAATTCTTGGATTGCGATAAACACAGGGAGCTTTCTGTTTCGGAATTGCCAGTGGTCCTTGGATTTGCTTGATGAATGGGCACCCATGGGTCCGAAAGGCCCAATTCGAGAAGAGGCTGGGAAGATTTTGACGGCAAATCTCAAAGGAAGACCGGCATTTGAGGCTGACGATCAATCAGCTTTGATATACTTATTGTTGTCGAAGAAGGACAAATGGATGGACAAGGTATTTCTTGAGAATTCTTATTATTTGCACGGTTATTGGGCTGGGTTAGTGGATCGGTACGAAGAGATGATGGAGAAATATCATCCGGGGTTAGGGGATGAGAGGTGGCCTTTCGTGACACATTTTGTGGGGTGTAAGCCTTGTGGGAGTTATGGAGATTATCCGGTGGAGAGATGCCTTAGTAGCATGGAGAGGGCTTTCAATTTTGCTGATAATCAAGTGCTTAAACTCTATGGGTTTAGACACCGTGGATTGTTAAGCCCTAAAATCAAGCGGATTAGGAATGAGACGGTTACTCCTTTGGAGTTTGTAGACCAGTTGGATATACGAAGGCAACATGCAGGCAACATGGAATCAAGAAATTAA